GAATGCGGCGGTGTTTGTGATGCCCTGCGGCGGCGGCGGCACCACCACGCTCTCGAATAGGCCGGCCGGCACCGGGTGCTGCGCGATCAGCGTCAGGTCGTCGAAGTAGGTCAGTCGCTGGAGCGTGGCCTGCGCCCGCTCGTACTCGCGCTCGAGCTCCTCGTAGCGCTGGCGATTCTCGAGCGTGCCGGTGATTGCGCCGGTGTTGCGCACATCGGCCAGCGCAATCGCTGCCGCGTCGAGCAGCGCCGGCGCCGACTGTTCATCGGCCGCGCGTAGGGCCGCGACGGCGGTAGCCGCGCTGCCCAGCGTGTCGTCGGCGCGGCGCTGGGTGATCTCGCGCGAGAGGTTTAGGCCATACAGCACCGCCGCAGCCACGATCAGGATCAGCACCAGGAACCACTGCCATGGGAACGGCGGCGCCTGCCGGCGGTACGATAGCCCGGCGCGCCGGCGCGGCAGCGCGCGCGGCGGTGGCCGGCGCAGGCGGCGGCGCCGGCTCATGCCACTGATCGCGTCGACGATACGGCTGAACGGCTGGGCGATCCGTTCGCCGAGGGTTGGCGCGAGTGCCGGCTCGTCGCCGCGCTGGTTATACGATCGGCCAAGCGCGGCCATGCCCGGTGTATCGCTCAGATCGATCCGCCGCTCGCTACGCGCCGACCCGAATGGATCGTCCTCGCCCAGCAAGCTCGACGGCGGCAGCTCTTCTTGCTCGCTCACGCGCACCGGCGGCGCACCCAGGCGCGTCCGCCGCTCAAGCCGCTCCTGATCGCCCCGCGTGGCCAGGTCTTCGCCCAGATCGAGCGGGCGCGGCAGTGGTAGCGGGTCGGCGCGGTAGGCCGGCTCGTCGGGCAGCTGGGCCAGCCGCTCTTGCTCGCGGCTGGCCTGCTCGATGCGCGTGTCGGCGCGGCGCTGCTGAGTCTGCGCGCCTGGGCGGCGCAGCAGCAGGGTGGCATCGCCGGTGATGCGGCTGGCCCAACTCCCAACGCTGCGCAGCACCAGGCGCCCACGCTCGCTGATACCCGCGCGGCTGAGTGGCTCGGCCTGGGCCGCAGGGCTGAGCGCCGGCCTGAGCATTACCACCAGGCCATGGGCCTCGGCCAGCTGATGCCGCGCGCACAGCTCGGCCAGCCCGGCGGCAATATCGGCGGTGACGGGCGCGCGTAGCACGCGCTGCGCCTCGGGCTGATCGAGCAGCGGCGCCAGATTGCCGGTGCTGATCAGCAGCACGTCGCCGGGGTTCAGCGCCGCGCGGTAGAATTCAGGCTCGATCGACAAGCTGGCACCCACCGCGCTCAGCTTGAACCCGACCGCCCCGCCAGCCGCCGCAGGCGGCAGCGGCGGCAGTGCGCGCAGGCGCGTGCCGGCGAATACAAACGCCTGCGCCGGCCGCACCTGGGCGATGTACAGGTCGCTGCCTTTCACCACCGCACAGGTTACGCCAACCACCGCACGCTTTTGTGGCGGGGCGCTGAAATTCTGATCGTACAGCGCCTTGTTCGCCGCGCTCATGGCTTTGCGCAACGACGATGTGACACTATACGAGCTGTCGCTGTAGAACAGGCGCCCGATCGTCTGCATCACCAGCTGGCATGCGTCGCGCCCGCGCGCCACGTCCTGGTCGGTTTCGGCCACAAGATACAGCCGGCCTTTGCGCGCCTCGGGCGCAAACAAGCCGGCCGGCGCAGCCTCCAGCACCATGTCGCTGGTTGGCTGATAGATGCCGCTGATGAGCCCGAACTGGCTCGACTGCGCTTCGAACGGGGGCATTGGTTTCTTCCCAAATTGCTGGTAAAGCCTGCAAATTATACCACGGCCCGCAGGCGCCGCGCTCAACCACTGCCGCCCACAGGCATGGGGGCCGCTGCCGGCTGATGCACATCGGCTGGCCTGTGTTCGCGCCGAGGCATATGCAGTGAGGGCGCGTGGCGTTTATAAGGGTGGTGCGAACTGCCCTAATGCGGCAGACTCAAGTGCCGAAAAGCGCGGGGCATTGTGCGCTTGGGGCGTGCTCGAACCGGCTCAATCGGGCTGCACCGTACGGTTGCGGCTCGTGCGCTCACGCGTCAGCCAGACATACGCCAGCGCCGTGCCTGGCAGCAGCAGCCAGAAGTTCAGCAGGCGAAAGATGATCGCCGCAGGAATGGCGGCCGGGCCGACGGCTAGAAAGCCCAGCACCGCCGCCAGGATCGTCTCGATCGTGCCGCCGCCGCCGGGCAGCACGTTGAACAGGCTGGTGATCAGGGCTGCGCCAAACGCGGCCAGCACTACCGCGAACGAGGTGTGTACCCCCAGGCTCAGCAAGATCAGCAGCATCGCCAGGCTGTGGCCGCACAGCGCCAGCAGCTGGATGCCGATCAGACCAGCCAGTGTGCTGCGATTCTCGATCATCAGCGCGCGCCCGCGCTCGATCCGCTCGGCCAGATCGCGCACCCAGGCCCGATTGCCCGGATGCCCGCTCAGCCGCGCCAGCCTGGCCCCGAGCGGCTGTAGGCGCCGTGCCAGTGCCGGTGCGCCCTGCGCTAACCCAATTGCGCCAATCACCAGCACGGCGATCACACTCAGCCCGATCAGCAGTGGCACCACAAACGCCGCCCCTGCTACGCCGGCAGTTACGCTATGCACCGAGAGATAGATCAAGCTGAAGAGTGCGATTAGCGTCATCGCCGACGAGTAGCTGATCAGCTCGAGCGTTGCCACCAGCGCTGTGGTGCCAAGCGCAACGCCGCGCCGCCGAAAGGTAGTGACTAAAAACGCGTAGCTGCCGACCCCACCGGCCGGCATCGACTGGCTGATTATAATCGCTACCAGTGCGGTCAGCCAGGCCCGCAGCGTACCGATCCGGTAGCCCTGCGCCCGCAGCGCCACCCGAAAGACCTGGCCGCTGACCATGTAGCTGGCCAGAATAACCGCCAGCGCTGCGGCCAGCCAGATCGGCTGGGCGTCGCGCGCCAGGCCGAGCGCCTCGATCAACCAGGCCCAGTTGTACACCACAAGCCAGATCACTCCGCCGGTCATTAGCAGCCCCAGCAGCACACGCCAGCGTGCGGCATACGCTTTCGGCGGCTTTGGCTGCGCCAGTGGCTCGATTGGCTGCTCCATCACTGCGATCCTTGCTGTGCATAGCCAGGTTTCGCGCTACGCCGGTTGTTTCCGGTGCCGGCCGAGTCTGCGCAGGCAAGCGTTCGGTGGGTGCCGCGCTGCGTGTTCGGTAAGACGCTGGCAGCCAGTGCGAAGGTTGCAGGGGTGCGCTGGCGTCAGCCTTCGCCCGGCCGGCCGGCCAGCTCGACATTGCGCAGCTTATCGAGCACGAATACGCGCAGATCTTCGCGGAGGTAGCAGTACGCGCGCAGAAACAGCGTCTGGCGCTGTTTGACGATCTCGATCGGCCGGATCAGGCGCTCGGTTGGCTGCGGCAGCGTGCGCGAGCTGTACCACACACGTAGCAGCCGGCCCTCGCGCAGCGCAGTGGCGATCGGTGGCGGCGCCGGCGGCTCGTGCTCGCCAGGGCTGAAACCGCGCGCGTAGCGTAGCACATCGCCGAGGGTGGTGATGCCCTGGCGCGCAAGCCGGGCCGCAAGATCAGCGAACACCACCCGCAGCGCCAGCACGTCGTCCATGGCGCGATGCGAGGGCGGCGCGGCGCCTAACGCCAGGGCCAGCGCGCTCAGGCTGTGCGATGGGCGGCGCGGATCGAGGCGCCGGGCAATTGCCAGCGTGTCGATTGCGCAAATGTCGATCGGCGGCAGCCCGGCGTGCGCCAGCTCGGTGTGCAGAAACTCCATATCGAAGGGGGCGTTGTGTGCCACCAGCACCGCGCCGGCGCACAGCTGGCGTAGCCGTGTAGCCACTTCGGCGAACAGCGGCGCAGCGGCCAGATCCTCGGCCCGGATGCCATTCACGCCAAACGAGCGCTCGCTCAGGCGCCGCTGCGGGTTGATCAGCGTTGCGAAGTGTTGCTCGGCCAGGGTGCCGTGCGTGCGCAGCAACGCCACTTCGCACACCCGGTCGCCACGGTACGGGTATAGCCCGGTCGTCTCGAAGTCGAAGAAATACCAGCGGCGTTTGCTGCAGCGGGCTGTCGAGCATGTTCTGGACTCTCAGAGTATTTACTGGCCGAAGGGCAAGATGACAAGATGACAAGATGCGTCGTCATCTTGTCATCTTGTCATCTTGCCATCTTGCCCAGGTCATTGGCCAAACCACGTTACTTCGCCACCGGCACCTTCGCGGCCACCGCGTCGTCGAGCGTCAGCAGCGATGCGCTGACCCAGCCAGTCACGCCGCGCACGTTGGTGATCTTATACCAGGTGCCGGCCGCATTCTTTGCGAGCAGCGTCACGTTCTCGTTGGCGTTGATCTGGTCGAGCACCTTGCCGTTAACCGGCTGCTCGCGCACATTCCCGCCGTTGAACACCGGGGCCTTCAGGCTGGCCGACGGCGCCGGCGTGGGCGCACCAGCGCCAGGCTTCTGGCCCACTAGCGGCACCTGGCTGGCCAGCGCGTCGTCGAGCGTCAGCAGCGTGACGCTGACCCAGCCGGTCACGCCGCGCACATTGGTGATCTTGTACCACGCGCCGTCGGTGGTCTTCTCGAGCAGTGTCACGCTCTCGTTGGCGTTGATCTGGTCGAGCACCTTGCCGTTGATCGGCTGCTCGCGCACATTCCCGCCATTAAACACGGTGGCCTTCAGGCTGGCCACCGGCGCGGCCGTAGGTGCCGCCGTGGGCGCGGCCGTAGGCGCGGCCGGCGGTTTAGCCGTGGGCGCGGCCGTGGGTGCGGCCGTGGGCGCGGCGGCCTGGTCGCGGAAGAAATCATTCACATAGATCGATGGGATCGACAGCTTGGCCGGCTCGGAGCTGACCGACTGGCCGTTCGCCGACGCGTGCAGCGTGATCGTTTGCTCCTGGTCGCGCGCCGGCGCGGGGGCGCTACCGCTGCGCTCGATCACGACCCGCACCTGGCCGCCAGCCACCTGGGCCTGCGCCGATTGCTGGTTGAGCCAGGCGAAATCCTGGCCGCCCTGCTCCATCGTGGCCGTCACCTGCGTGCCATCGGGCAGGTTGGTCTTGGCCTCGGCCACAATCCGCGCGGCCGATGTCAGCGTAGCCGACACATCGGTGATCGCCGGTGGTGGCGGCGGCGGCACATTCGCCGTTTCGGGCGGGGCACTGAAGAACGCCTGCCAGACCACGAACCCGGCGATGATCAGGGCCAGCGGCACCAGCGCCAGCAGCACCTTCACACCGATCGGCGCATCGCGCAACCGCTCGCCAAGCGACTTCGGCTCCTCGAACGGTATCGACGTATAATCAACCGCCGGCCCAAGCTCGGGTGGCGGCAGCACGGCTGCCTGCGCCGAGCGGCGCCGCCGCAGCAGCACCGAGATCGCGATCAGCACCAGCAGAACGAGCACGACAATCGCGATCACAATCGGATTCTGAAGTGCATCAAGCATTGATCACGGGTTCCTTTCCACAATAGCGCAGCCAGATTGTAGGCAGATAGTACGCGCTATGCATCATCGCAGGTATCATATGACAACTTTGCGTAACGTGCAAGCACAAAAAAGGCGCAAAATAGAGACTAATGGCGCTGCACCAGGCCGGCAAAGTGTAAATAGCCTGGCGCTGGATTTCGGGGCAGTGCCGCCGCCACAGCCCGCACACGATCGGCGCGGCCAGCGATCGTGCCTGGCCAGCCCGCCCGATTCACTCGCCGGCCAAACCGGCTGTGGTATAATGTGCGCCGCATATGTATGCCAGGAGGCAGCGATGAAAGAGTGGTTTCGCCGGCAGCCCAAGCATTTCACACCCGCTACGCGCGAGAGTGGCCAGCAGATCCCCGATAACATGTGGGTGAAGTGCCCAGAGTGTAGCGAGTTGAATTATGTCAAGCAGCTTAACGATAACCTGAAGGTCTGCAAATGCGGCTACCATATGCGGCTGAGTGCGCGCGAGTGGTTAGGCTTACTCGATGGCGATTCGTTCGTCGAGCAGGATGCCGAGATCGCCCCGACCGACCCGCTCGGCTTTGTATCGCCAAAAGATAACTACAGCCAGAAGCTGGCCGAGAAGCAGCAGGCAACCGGCCAGCACGATGTGATCCTGAGTGGGTATGGGCTGATCACCGGCCTGCCGCTACAGATCGCGGTGGCCGAGTTCGAGTTTATCGGCGGCTCGATGGGCAGCGTATTCGGCGAGAAGATCGCCCGCGCGGCCGAGCGCGCGGCCGAGCGCCGCGTGCCGCTGCTGACGATCAACACGTCGGGCGGCGCGCGCATGCAGGAGGGCGTGCTGGCGCTAATGCAGATGGCCAAGGTCAGCATCGCGCTCACCCGGCTATCGGCGCTCGGGCAGCCACATATCTCGCTGATGGTCGACCCATGCTACGGCGGGGTGACGGCCTCGTACGCCTCGGTGGCCGATATCATCATCGCCGAGCCGGGCGCGAATATTGGCTTCGCCGGGCGCCGCGTGATCGAGCAGGCCATCCGCCAGAAGCTGCCTGCCCATTTCCAGACTGCCGAGTTCATGCTCGAGCATGGCATGATCGACATGGTTGTGCCACGCGCCGAGCTGCGCGCCACGATCGCGCGGCTGCTGCGGCTGTATAGCGGCCAGCCGGGCTACGACGTGAGCGCGAACGGCACTACCGCGATGGTAAATGCATAGCGAAGAACCAAAAACGAAGAACCAAGAACCGAAATCGCTGGTTCTTGGTTCTTAGTTCCCGATTCTATAGTGATGACCTATGACGACAACGCTGACCCCCTGGGACAAGGTTCAGATGGCGCGCCACCCGCACAGGCCCCATACGCTCGACTATGTGCGTGGCCTGTGCGACGATTTCGTCGAGCTGCATGGCGATCGTCGCTTCGGCGACGACCAGGCGATCGTCGGCGGGTTGGCCCGCTTTGGCAACCGCACAGTCGCGGTGATCGGCCATCAGAAAGGCCGCGATGCGCGCGAGAATGTCAAGCGCAACTTCGGCATGCCACGGCCCGAGGGCTACCGCAAAGCCCTGCGCTTCTTCCAACACGCCGAGAAGTTTGGCTTCCCGGTGCTCTGCTTCATCGATACGCCTGCCGCCGACCCCGGCATGCAGTCGGAAGAGCGCGGCCAGGGCCGGGCTATCGCCGAGAACCTGCTGGTGATGGCTGGCCTCAGAGTGCCGATCATCGCCACTGTGATCGGCGAAGGCGGTAGCGGCGGCGCACTGGCGATCGGCGTGGGCGACACACTGCTCATGCTCGAGCATTCAGTCTATTCGGTGGCGGCACCCGAGGCCAGCGCGGCCATCCTCTGGCGCGACTCGGCCAAGGCCCCCGATGCGGCCCGCGCTATGAAGATCACCGCCCAGGATCTGCTCGAGCTGCAGATCATCGACACAATCATCCCCGAGCCAGAGGGCGGCGCGCATACCGACACCGCCGCCATGATCGCTGCCGTCGGCGATGCGCTGCACCGCTGCCTGGACACTGTCTGCGCGCTCGACACCAACACACTGCTGGCCCGGCGCTACGCCAAATACCGCGCGATCGGCCGCTTCCAGCAGGCCCAGGCCCGGCTGAGCGGCGACGACGAACCCTCGGTTAGCCTGCCGTTCTAGCACCCAGGCATGGGGTTCAAAGCCAGCGATTTCGGCGCGCCCCTGCGCCGGTGGGCAACTACGCGAACACGCGATTGAACCATGCCCAACCCGATTCGCTCCGCTCGCCTGCATCCTTTTAGCCGCTTCGATCCGTACATGCATATAAGCGCTGCGCTGCGCCCATGTGCCGCAATCTGCCGGCCGGGTATGAAACAAAACATATCATTACAACGTTTATACCGGTAGATACGCAGGGAGTGATCGAACCAGTCGCTCTGACCGGCCTGCCGATTAGTACTGATGTACGGCTCATACCCTTGACGCTGACATATAACGTTGCTATAATACTCGCACCTGGACGACCAGGCCTCCCTCATATACTCCCTGAGATCTAAAGTTGTATAGCAACGTCGTAGACAAGGCGTGCGCCTGAGCTCAACATATACGGCGCCAGTAGCCAGGCGACCTATCCCATCTGTCTCGACACCATCTGCACTTTAGCAAGACCGCCTGCGAGTATCCGCGATTCAGCATGTGTATGCTGTGTGGAAGGCGGTCGTTCGTGATTCAGCGCCATGGCAGGCATACTGCCGGCGGTGAATGGCCAAACCAGGAGGATCACAGATGACAACTCAAGTCGGCGCGTCACTTCTGCAGCTTGTCAGCGAGATGCAGGATCGCAAGACATTTCAGGAGCTGAACTGGACCGGCACGTTCGGCGAATACCTGGATATAATTGCGCAGAACCCCACCGTCGCGCGGAACGCCTTTCAGCGCATCTACGACATGATAATGTCGTATGGCACCGAAGAGTTCATCGACGCCAAGAAACGCCTGGTGCGCTACAAGTTTTTCAGCGACATGTCGTTCGATCAGAACGACGCGATCTTTGGCCTCGAGATCCCGCTGATGCGGCTGGTGAACTTCTTCAAGGCCGCCGCGCAAGGCTATGGCACCGAGAAGCGCGTGCTGCTGCTGCACGGCCCGGTCGGCTCGTCGAAATCGACGATCGTGCGCCGCCTCAAGAAGGGCCTCGAGCACTACTCGCGCACCGATGCCGGCGCGCTGTATACCTTCGACTGGCACCTGGGCGAGAGCTCCGACTTCGACCCGGCCGCGCTCAAAGAGAGCGATTGGGAACCCTGCCCCATGCACGAAGACCCGCTCCACCTCATCCCGCCCGATCTGCGCGAGCGCTTCGTGAGCGAGTTCAACGCCGGCCGGCCCGAGGGCGAACGCCTGCGCATCGTCGGCGAGCTGTGCCCTTCGTGCCGCTATAACTACCGCGAGCAGATGCTGCGCTATGGCGGCGACTGGGCTACGGTCATCCGCCGCATCCGCGTGCGCCGCCTG
The sequence above is drawn from the Candidatus Kouleothrix ribensis genome and encodes:
- a CDS encoding flippase-like domain-containing protein; the protein is MEQPIEPLAQPKPPKAYAARWRVLLGLLMTGGVIWLVVYNWAWLIEALGLARDAQPIWLAAALAVILASYMVSGQVFRVALRAQGYRIGTLRAWLTALVAIIISQSMPAGGVGSYAFLVTTFRRRGVALGTTALVATLELISYSSAMTLIALFSLIYLSVHSVTAGVAGAAFVVPLLIGLSVIAVLVIGAIGLAQGAPALARRLQPLGARLARLSGHPGNRAWVRDLAERIERGRALMIENRSTLAGLIGIQLLALCGHSLAMLLILLSLGVHTSFAVVLAAFGAALITSLFNVLPGGGGTIETILAAVLGFLAVGPAAIPAAIIFRLLNFWLLLPGTALAYVWLTRERTSRNRTVQPD
- a CDS encoding SH3 domain-containing protein, whose amino-acid sequence is MLDALQNPIVIAIVVLVLLVLIAISVLLRRRRSAQAAVLPPPELGPAVDYTSIPFEEPKSLGERLRDAPIGVKVLLALVPLALIIAGFVVWQAFFSAPPETANVPPPPPPAITDVSATLTSAARIVAEAKTNLPDGTQVTATMEQGGQDFAWLNQQSAQAQVAGGQVRVVIERSGSAPAPARDQEQTITLHASANGQSVSSEPAKLSIPSIYVNDFFRDQAAAPTAAPTAAPTAKPPAAPTAAPTAAPTAAPVASLKATVFNGGNVREQPINGKVLDQINANESVTLLEKTTDGAWYKITNVRGVTGWVSVTLLTLDDALASQVPLVGQKPGAGAPTPAPSASLKAPVFNGGNVREQPVNGKVLDQINANENVTLLAKNAAGTWYKITNVRGVTGWVSASLLTLDDAVAAKVPVAK
- a CDS encoding acetyl-CoA carboxylase carboxyltransferase subunit beta; amino-acid sequence: MKEWFRRQPKHFTPATRESGQQIPDNMWVKCPECSELNYVKQLNDNLKVCKCGYHMRLSAREWLGLLDGDSFVEQDAEIAPTDPLGFVSPKDNYSQKLAEKQQATGQHDVILSGYGLITGLPLQIAVAEFEFIGGSMGSVFGEKIARAAERAAERRVPLLTINTSGGARMQEGVLALMQMAKVSIALTRLSALGQPHISLMVDPCYGGVTASYASVADIIIAEPGANIGFAGRRVIEQAIRQKLPAHFQTAEFMLEHGMIDMVVPRAELRATIARLLRLYSGQPGYDVSANGTTAMVNA
- a CDS encoding acetyl-CoA carboxylase carboxyltransferase subunit alpha; this translates as MTTTLTPWDKVQMARHPHRPHTLDYVRGLCDDFVELHGDRRFGDDQAIVGGLARFGNRTVAVIGHQKGRDARENVKRNFGMPRPEGYRKALRFFQHAEKFGFPVLCFIDTPAADPGMQSEERGQGRAIAENLLVMAGLRVPIIATVIGEGGSGGALAIGVGDTLLMLEHSVYSVAAPEASAAILWRDSAKAPDAARAMKITAQDLLELQIIDTIIPEPEGGAHTDTAAMIAAVGDALHRCLDTVCALDTNTLLARRYAKYRAIGRFQQAQARLSGDDEPSVSLPF